A region of Mycobacteriales bacterium DNA encodes the following proteins:
- a CDS encoding NAD-dependent succinate-semialdehyde dehydrogenase, with the protein MTQTPTYQVTDPATAEVTETFPFATDAEVEQGLADAAAAFAQWRKRPVAERAAIVKKVGELFAERATELAALITKEMGKRPKEAVGEAQFCTDIFGYYADNGPGLLADKPLPGHDSARVEYLPIGPVLGIMPWNYPYYQVARFAAPNLVAGNTVILKHAENCPTSALAIAQIMRDAGIPEGVYVNIFATHEQVAAMIADKRLRGISLTGSERAGTSVAETAGRNLKKVVLELGGSDPYIILDSDDVDAAAKTAWVTRMENVGQACNSNKRMIVMEDLYDDFVAALVKRAAAATPRGPGDDSPRSYSPMVSRKAAENLRAQVQDAVGKGATLHVGGTLGDGEGAYFAPAVLTGVTPDMRAYTEELFGPVAVVYKVNGDDEAVKIANAVDYGLGGAVWSTDTERATRVAEQLDVGMANVNTPAGEGADLPFGGTKRSG; encoded by the coding sequence GTGACGCAGACCCCGACCTATCAGGTGACCGATCCCGCGACCGCGGAGGTCACCGAGACCTTTCCCTTCGCCACTGACGCGGAGGTCGAGCAGGGCCTGGCTGACGCGGCGGCCGCGTTCGCGCAGTGGCGCAAGAGGCCTGTCGCCGAGCGCGCCGCGATCGTCAAGAAGGTAGGCGAACTGTTCGCGGAACGCGCTACCGAACTCGCTGCGCTCATTACCAAGGAGATGGGCAAGCGGCCGAAGGAAGCGGTCGGCGAGGCCCAGTTCTGCACCGACATCTTCGGCTACTACGCCGACAACGGCCCCGGGTTGCTGGCCGATAAGCCGCTGCCCGGCCACGACTCAGCGCGCGTGGAGTACCTTCCTATCGGTCCGGTGCTCGGCATCATGCCCTGGAACTATCCCTACTACCAGGTTGCCCGGTTCGCCGCTCCCAACCTGGTCGCCGGCAACACGGTCATTCTCAAGCACGCGGAGAACTGTCCCACCTCCGCCCTCGCGATTGCGCAGATCATGCGGGACGCAGGCATCCCCGAGGGCGTCTACGTGAACATTTTCGCGACGCACGAGCAGGTCGCGGCGATGATCGCCGACAAGAGGCTGCGCGGCATCTCGCTGACCGGGTCGGAGCGGGCGGGCACCAGTGTCGCGGAGACGGCGGGCCGGAACCTGAAGAAGGTCGTCCTCGAGCTCGGCGGGTCCGACCCGTACATCATCCTCGACAGCGACGACGTGGACGCGGCCGCCAAGACCGCGTGGGTCACCCGGATGGAGAACGTCGGCCAGGCATGCAACTCCAACAAGCGGATGATCGTCATGGAAGATCTGTACGACGACTTCGTCGCCGCCCTTGTCAAGCGTGCCGCCGCGGCGACGCCGCGCGGGCCGGGCGACGACTCCCCGCGCTCCTACAGCCCGATGGTCTCCCGGAAGGCCGCGGAGAACCTGCGTGCCCAGGTCCAGGACGCGGTGGGCAAGGGTGCGACCTTGCACGTCGGCGGCACGCTCGGAGACGGCGAGGGCGCGTATTTTGCCCCGGCCGTGCTCACCGGGGTCACACCGGACATGCGCGCCTACACCGAAGAGCTGTTCGGGCCCGTCGCGGTCGTCTACAAGGTCAACGGCGATGACGAGGCCGTGAAGATCGCCAACGCGGTCGACTACGGCCTCGGCGGCGCGGTCTGGTCCACGGACACCGAACGCGCGACCCGGGTCGCCGAACAGCTCGACGTTGGCATGGCCAACGTGAACACGCCGGCGGGCGAGGGTGCTGACCTGCCGTTCGGCGGGACGAAGCGCTCTGGC